The following are encoded in a window of Solibacillus sp. FSL R7-0668 genomic DNA:
- a CDS encoding DUF6904 family protein, translating into MLTIQPTENLTGLTVSGDYWDLDDIVQAIQEIVGEKHHYFQYEGARKRLLKVGAKIREASKGEHEIQAVANGISRNAMKKTQTIIPERSVYYAVNLLLPEMIFAALAFNDFIALYKETVDDSEWSTVTTSIRKFQALISEAIMPFMSEEHYLLFLTTLHTKAPLFHQYATQYVDLLNLEYLALTKEVRSEQLTSFALRLLAEDEAYKILMTQLLGVTSVSKQSLYEVELTLKYPNDEVIIW; encoded by the coding sequence ATGCTTACAATACAGCCAACAGAAAACCTAACAGGACTTACAGTAAGTGGGGACTATTGGGATTTAGACGATATCGTCCAAGCCATCCAGGAAATTGTAGGCGAAAAACATCATTATTTTCAATATGAGGGCGCGCGCAAACGACTATTAAAAGTGGGTGCTAAAATACGTGAAGCCTCAAAAGGGGAACATGAAATTCAAGCGGTCGCAAACGGGATTAGTCGAAACGCCATGAAAAAAACACAGACCATTATTCCTGAGCGGAGTGTCTATTATGCGGTCAATCTCCTGTTACCGGAGATGATCTTTGCCGCACTTGCATTTAATGACTTTATCGCACTTTACAAGGAAACCGTGGATGATTCTGAATGGAGCACAGTCACAACATCCATTCGAAAATTCCAAGCACTTATTTCAGAGGCGATTATGCCCTTTATGTCAGAGGAGCATTATCTATTATTTTTAACAACACTTCATACGAAAGCGCCATTGTTCCATCAGTATGCTACACAGTATGTGGATCTGTTAAATCTAGAATATTTGGCACTCACAAAAGAGGTTCGTAGTGAGCAATTAACATCGTTTGCGTTACGTCTATTAGCAGAAGATGAAGCTTATAAAATACTAATGACTCAGTTATTAGGGGTTACCAGTGTATCGAAACAATCGCTCTATGAAGTCGAGCTTACATTAAAATACCCGAATGATGAGGTCATTATTTGGTGA
- a CDS encoding ABC transporter ATP-binding protein, whose translation MLKINDIDVYYGNIQALKGISLEVNEGEIVTLIGANGAGKSTLLKTISGLLKPKRGSIEYLGSAIDGKAAQSIVKAGISHVPEGRRVFSNMTVEENLELGAYLRKDKDGIKKDLEHVYELFPRLLERRKQLSGTLSGGEQQMLAMGRALMAKPKLIILDEPSMGLAPLMVKNIFNIIQMVNKEGVTVLLVEQNANMALSVAHRAYVLETGKIVLSGDAKELQESDEVKAAYLGGL comes from the coding sequence ATGCTAAAAATTAATGACATCGATGTATACTATGGCAATATTCAAGCCTTAAAAGGAATCTCACTTGAAGTAAATGAAGGTGAAATTGTAACGCTAATTGGAGCGAATGGTGCTGGTAAAAGTACGCTGCTAAAAACGATTTCGGGTTTACTCAAGCCAAAGCGTGGTTCGATTGAATATTTAGGTTCAGCGATTGATGGTAAGGCGGCACAGTCGATTGTAAAGGCGGGTATTTCACATGTTCCGGAAGGGCGTCGCGTCTTTTCGAATATGACGGTAGAAGAAAATCTAGAGCTTGGTGCGTATTTACGTAAAGATAAGGACGGCATTAAAAAGGATTTAGAGCATGTGTATGAGCTATTTCCTCGCTTACTAGAGCGTCGCAAGCAGCTATCGGGAACACTATCGGGCGGCGAGCAGCAAATGCTAGCTATGGGACGCGCCTTAATGGCCAAACCAAAGCTCATTATTTTGGATGAGCCGTCAATGGGACTTGCGCCTTTAATGGTAAAAAATATTTTTAATATTATCCAAATGGTCAATAAGGAAGGCGTAACCGTTTTACTAGTTGAGCAAAATGCCAATATGGCGCTATCAGTAGCACATCGCGCATACGTATTGGAGACAGGCAAAATTGTATTGTCAGGGGATGCAAAAGAGCTACAGGAAAGTGACGAAGTAAAGGCAGCTTATCTGGGAGGTCTATAG
- a CDS encoding ABC transporter ATP-binding protein, whose product MSSPLLKVDQLGIQFGGLKAVQNVDLHMNHGELIGLIGPNGAGKTTTFNMLTGVYAPTEGTITFDGKSIGGLDPYKVTRQGISRTFQNIRLFKELSVLDNVKVANHGLAKHNLMSSIFRLPSHFKGEMKMEEESLAFLKIFGLDVYRDELAKNLPYGMQRRLEIARALAAKPKLLLLDEPAAGMNPQETRELMELIAFIRKEFDLTILLIEHDMHLVMGICERIYVLDHGQLIADGTPEEIRSNPKVIEAYLGEEVTE is encoded by the coding sequence ATGAGCAGTCCACTTCTTAAAGTAGATCAATTAGGCATTCAATTTGGTGGATTAAAGGCTGTACAAAATGTAGACCTTCACATGAATCACGGCGAGCTAATCGGACTGATCGGGCCCAATGGTGCTGGGAAAACAACAACATTCAATATGTTGACGGGTGTTTATGCGCCCACAGAAGGAACGATTACATTTGACGGTAAATCAATTGGCGGACTTGATCCGTATAAAGTAACACGTCAAGGGATTAGTCGTACATTCCAAAATATCCGTCTGTTTAAAGAGCTATCGGTGTTAGACAATGTAAAGGTAGCGAACCATGGCTTAGCAAAGCATAATTTAATGTCGAGCATTTTCCGTTTGCCAAGTCACTTTAAAGGTGAAATGAAAATGGAAGAGGAGTCTCTGGCCTTTTTAAAAATCTTTGGTTTAGACGTTTACCGTGATGAGTTAGCCAAAAACTTACCGTATGGAATGCAGCGTCGCTTAGAAATTGCGCGTGCACTTGCAGCAAAGCCGAAGTTACTTTTACTAGATGAGCCCGCTGCTGGCATGAACCCGCAGGAAACACGGGAGCTTATGGAGTTAATCGCATTTATTCGTAAGGAATTTGATTTAACCATTCTTTTAATCGAGCATGATATGCACCTAGTAATGGGGATTTGTGAGCGTATTTATGTGCTAGACCACGGGCAATTAATTGCGGATGGTACACCTGAGGAAATTCGTTCGAATCCAAAAGTGATTGAAGCCTATTTAGGTGAGGAGGTTACAGAATAA